One Mangrovimonas cancribranchiae DNA segment encodes these proteins:
- a CDS encoding nucleoid-associated protein — protein sequence MISRKNAAIAKCILHKVGNKFNHTRNAFSENLIHFDDDSYDLMLPFLLKPFVSEVQSYRFSHHANISLNEINTYSTAIFSDEDTFIDTSKHIVEHLFEQSNSAQIKTGDVLIVLFEGIEFNEITTNALGIFKIENKVNFFQTYLENNSYDIVVQKGISSKKVDKGCLILNQSDGEGHIVLSADNNNYDAQYWTKHFLNVKYADDANQHTQQYIELCRDFSEEVLKTSYGNQEQNTFLAKTIDYFKEHESVNVEEFKDDIFEEDKHKTLFDDYKKSFETELDVVIRNHFDVAENVVKKAKRKLKTDIKLDTNIQIKLDIDAPDASSEYLERGYDDEKKMHYYKVYFNEEG from the coding sequence ATGATTTCAAGAAAAAATGCCGCAATTGCAAAATGTATTTTGCATAAAGTAGGTAATAAATTTAACCATACCAGAAATGCGTTTTCCGAAAACCTTATTCATTTTGATGATGATAGTTACGATCTCATGCTACCATTTCTATTAAAACCTTTTGTTAGCGAAGTGCAAAGCTACCGTTTTAGTCATCATGCCAACATTAGTTTAAACGAAATAAACACCTATAGCACTGCTATTTTTTCAGATGAAGACACCTTTATAGATACTTCAAAACACATTGTAGAGCATTTATTCGAGCAGTCTAATTCTGCCCAAATAAAAACAGGCGATGTGCTTATCGTACTTTTTGAAGGTATTGAATTTAACGAGATAACCACCAATGCCCTTGGCATTTTTAAAATTGAAAATAAGGTCAATTTTTTTCAAACCTATTTAGAAAATAATAGTTACGATATTGTCGTACAAAAAGGAATTAGCAGTAAAAAGGTAGATAAAGGCTGTCTTATTTTAAATCAAAGTGATGGTGAAGGCCATATTGTATTAAGTGCCGACAATAATAATTATGATGCCCAATACTGGACCAAACACTTTTTAAACGTTAAATATGCTGACGATGCCAACCAACACACCCAACAGTATATCGAGTTATGTAGAGATTTTTCTGAAGAAGTACTAAAAACATCCTACGGCAACCAAGAACAAAACACCTTCCTTGCAAAAACCATCGACTATTTTAAAGAACACGAAAGTGTTAATGTAGAAGAGTTTAAAGACGATATTTTTGAAGAAGACAAACACAAAACCCTTTTTGATGACTACAAAAAAAGCTTTGAAACCGAGCTTGATGTTGTTATTCGCAACCACTTTGACGTGGCTGAAAACGTGGTAAAAAAAGCTAAACGCAAATTAAAAACCGATATTAAGCTCGACACCAACATTCAAATAAAACTGGATATTGATGCACCAGACGCTTCCAGCGAATATCTAGAACGCGGTTACGACGATGAGAAAAAAATGCATTACTACAAAGTGTATTTTAACGAAGAAGGCTAA
- a CDS encoding ribonuclease HII, with protein MKSVFHLLLCICLLTACTSKKEKKDLYSYIPEEASIVIKSNGLQNLFSNLENNHFLQQLNKTPLFNELANKTSLLNHLNNQGETIISFSEDNNNTLQYAVLTKFNDSIFKLDAIPNHSIETITTKNQTLKKATIDKQVLYTTIKDSIFIGATTQELLLSSIKGHSNNNKTLLKTATNNSQLSVFIDENKTQFFSDFFVEDTLKYKFTEFSLIDINLEQDELLFNGITKATDSTKSLISVFNGTTPQKNDLYKVTPSNSDGFLSITFNDFTTFHKNLTHYQTPDTLNLDKTLFGSITEIGIIFQGSKQALVLNSLDETTTSQAISLNKQHIETYRSIDILSFNEPKLFKNTFYPFINYTKANKYIVLDNFFVFSDDIEVLQNIIANYQNNTTLSDKSYFKNITEKLSDESSLLISANTTHLNRILKRSLSEKAIIKNDDYKWATVQFINDNNFAHIHGIIKKNKVKAAEASVTEEFNIKLNERLLNTPQFVKNHVTKEKEIVVQDIKNNLYLISNKGKILWKKQLPGAILGKINQIDMYKNGRLQLTFATANKVHVIDRNGNDVKPFPIKFNDQITQPLSVFDYDNNKKYRLLITQDKDIFMIDAKGKTVKGFTFKSANSAIVHQPQHIRIGRKDYIILKTNDKLYILDRTGKTRITPKKQYNYSNQAVYEYQNNFATTTKNGILVTIDQKGNTASRDLNLTDRHYLTTTIKTLVAQSENRLTIKNKTLEMDYGNYTAPEIFYLYDKIYVAITDLQTNKIHLFDSNAKSIDNFPVYGASKIELDNIDKDRNLEFVTKGSDNSILIYQIN; from the coding sequence ATGAAATCAGTTTTTCATCTATTACTATGTATATGTTTATTAACCGCTTGTACTTCTAAGAAAGAAAAGAAGGATCTGTATAGCTATATTCCAGAAGAAGCCTCTATTGTTATAAAAAGTAATGGCTTACAAAACTTGTTTAGTAACCTTGAAAACAATCATTTTTTACAACAACTAAACAAGACGCCTCTTTTTAACGAGCTTGCAAACAAAACATCTCTCCTAAACCACTTAAACAATCAAGGTGAAACTATTATTTCGTTTTCTGAAGACAATAATAATACATTGCAATATGCGGTATTAACCAAGTTTAATGATAGCATTTTTAAACTAGACGCTATTCCTAACCATAGTATTGAAACCATAACAACTAAAAATCAAACCTTAAAAAAAGCAACTATAGACAAACAAGTACTTTACACCACTATTAAAGACAGTATTTTTATAGGTGCAACAACACAAGAACTATTACTTTCTTCAATTAAAGGACATTCTAACAACAATAAAACGTTACTTAAAACAGCCACCAATAACAGCCAACTTTCTGTTTTTATAGATGAAAATAAAACCCAATTTTTTTCAGATTTTTTCGTTGAAGATACTTTAAAATATAAGTTTACCGAATTTTCTTTAATAGATATTAACTTAGAACAAGACGAACTTTTATTTAATGGTATTACCAAAGCTACCGACTCTACAAAAAGTTTAATATCTGTTTTTAACGGTACAACACCGCAAAAAAACGACTTATATAAAGTAACGCCATCCAACAGCGATGGTTTTTTAAGCATAACTTTTAACGACTTTACTACCTTTCATAAAAACTTAACTCATTATCAAACCCCAGACACGCTTAATTTAGACAAAACCCTATTTGGAAGCATTACAGAAATTGGTATTATTTTTCAAGGTAGCAAACAAGCTCTTGTTTTAAACTCTTTAGATGAAACCACAACATCACAAGCCATTTCATTAAACAAACAACATATTGAAACCTATAGAAGTATCGATATTTTAAGTTTTAATGAACCTAAATTATTTAAAAACACATTTTACCCTTTTATTAACTATACTAAAGCAAACAAATATATTGTACTAGACAACTTTTTTGTGTTTAGTGATGATATTGAAGTATTACAAAACATAATTGCCAACTATCAAAACAACACCACATTAAGCGACAAAAGCTACTTTAAAAACATTACAGAAAAACTAAGCGATGAAAGCTCTCTTTTAATCTCGGCAAACACCACACACTTAAATCGTATTTTAAAACGAAGTTTATCTGAAAAAGCTATCATTAAAAACGATGACTACAAATGGGCCACAGTCCAGTTTATTAACGACAATAACTTTGCACATATTCATGGTATTATTAAAAAGAATAAAGTAAAAGCTGCCGAAGCTTCGGTTACCGAAGAGTTTAATATAAAACTAAACGAACGCTTACTTAACACCCCGCAATTTGTAAAAAACCACGTCACCAAAGAAAAAGAAATTGTTGTTCAAGACATAAAAAACAATTTATACTTAATTTCTAATAAGGGAAAAATTCTTTGGAAAAAACAACTTCCTGGAGCTATTTTAGGTAAAATTAACCAAATAGACATGTATAAAAATGGCCGTTTGCAACTAACTTTTGCAACCGCCAATAAAGTTCATGTTATTGATAGAAATGGAAATGATGTAAAACCATTTCCTATAAAGTTTAACGACCAAATCACTCAACCACTTTCGGTTTTCGATTACGATAACAACAAAAAGTACCGCTTACTTATTACTCAAGACAAGGACATTTTTATGATAGACGCCAAAGGAAAAACAGTAAAAGGCTTCACATTTAAATCGGCAAATAGCGCTATCGTCCATCAGCCACAGCACATAAGAATAGGACGAAAAGACTACATCATATTAAAAACAAACGATAAATTATACATTTTAGACAGAACAGGAAAAACTAGAATAACACCAAAAAAACAATATAATTATTCTAATCAAGCTGTTTACGAATATCAAAACAACTTTGCTACAACCACCAAAAATGGTATTCTTGTTACCATAGACCAAAAAGGAAATACCGCATCTCGAGACTTAAACCTTACCGATAGACACTATTTAACCACAACCATTAAAACACTTGTAGCGCAATCTGAAAACCGTTTAACCATTAAAAACAAAACTCTTGAAATGGATTACGGCAACTATACGGCACCAGAAATTTTCTATTTATACGATAAAATTTACGTGGCCATTACCGATTTACAAACAAATAAAATTCACCTATTTGACAGTAATGCAAAATCTATAGACAACTTCCCTGTTTACGGCGCTTCTAAAATAGAGCTCGATAATATAGATAAGGACAGAAACCTAGAATTTGTAACCAAAGGCAGCGATAATTCTATTTTAATCTATCAAATAAACTAG
- a CDS encoding ribonuclease HII, with protein MLKLKYSDFKLECGTDEAGRGCLSGPVTAAAVILPDNFKHKVLNDSKQLSESKRYELRTYIETHALTYAVAHVFPKEIDKINILNASILAMHKAISNLKETAEYIIVDGNKFKPFNDIPYETIIKGDGKYLSIAAASILAKTYRDDYMAKIHDEFPQYNWKKNKGYPTKEHRQAIKDHGITQYHRKSFRLLPEQLKLEL; from the coding sequence ATGCTTAAGCTCAAATATTCAGACTTTAAACTAGAATGCGGTACAGATGAAGCTGGTAGAGGCTGTCTTTCGGGCCCCGTTACGGCTGCTGCAGTTATTTTACCAGACAACTTTAAGCATAAAGTACTAAACGACTCTAAACAACTTTCTGAATCTAAACGCTATGAACTTAGAACTTATATAGAAACTCATGCACTCACTTACGCTGTAGCACATGTTTTTCCTAAAGAAATAGATAAGATTAATATTTTAAATGCGTCTATCTTGGCTATGCATAAAGCTATTTCTAATTTAAAAGAAACGGCAGAATACATTATCGTTGATGGCAATAAATTTAAACCTTTTAACGACATTCCTTACGAGACCATTATTAAAGGAGATGGAAAATACTTATCTATAGCTGCGGCTTCTATTCTTGCCAAAACGTATCGCGACGACTATATGGCTAAAATACACGACGAATTCCCACAGTATAACTGGAAAAAAAACAAAGGTTACCCAACAAAAGAACACAGACAGGCTATAAAAGACCATGGCATTACTCAATATCATAGAAAATCTTTTAGACTATTACCTGAACAATTAAAATTAGAGTTATAA
- a CDS encoding putative porin, whose protein sequence is MKKLFLAVFLISVVHLGYSQNRPILSKDKDATGNNRLGENNQYSTKSTSNENIKNEDAKIEDYLIISKERDTTIVDTTLTILKEYKFNYLRKDNYGLLPFSNVGQSYNTLVYHFNDTNLMPLFGARARHFNYMEIDDINYYRVPTPLTELYFKTAFEQGQQLDAFFTVNTSEQLNMSIAYKGVRSLGKYQNILTSTGNFRFTTSYNTKNNRYVANAHIVMQDLLNNENGGITDSNVPYFESGDPEFKDRAVLEVNFEDAENILKGKRFHLDHSFKLIQKDSTSSNQLALGHIISFEDKYYEYNQTRQNDYFGEAFQGTNLRDRVTLENFYNQVYAKYENKTLGEATFNVAHNNYNYGYDKVTFISNQYISNRLKGDVVSLGGTYKNTIGAFNVEGNFGLNISGDFDGNYISGKASYNVTKDIGLSAMITHSSKAPNYNYQLYQSVYENYNWQSNFNNTETQQLTFALQSNKIANVSVDLITINDYLYFKKDESLGLVKPFQNDASVNYLKVNLEKEFTLGKFSLMNTMTYQNVKDDNQVFNVPELVTRNTLYYSNHFFKRALFLQTGVTLRYFTSYNMNAYDPLLAEFYVQNDREYGDFPRLDFFINAKVQQARIFLKAEHFNSAWTGYDFYSAPNHPYRDFVVRFGIVWNFFL, encoded by the coding sequence ATGAAGAAGCTTTTTTTGGCAGTTTTTTTAATATCGGTAGTTCATTTAGGATATTCTCAAAACAGACCTATCCTTTCTAAAGATAAAGATGCTACAGGGAATAATAGATTGGGTGAAAACAATCAGTACTCTACTAAAAGTACGAGTAATGAAAATATAAAAAATGAAGATGCCAAAATCGAGGACTATCTCATAATATCTAAAGAGAGAGATACCACAATAGTAGATACCACATTAACCATTTTAAAAGAGTATAAATTTAATTACCTACGAAAAGATAATTATGGTCTATTGCCTTTTTCCAATGTTGGACAGTCCTACAACACCTTAGTATATCATTTTAATGATACTAATTTAATGCCACTATTTGGAGCAAGAGCACGTCATTTTAATTATATGGAAATAGACGATATTAATTATTATCGTGTGCCAACGCCACTTACCGAACTTTATTTTAAAACAGCTTTCGAACAAGGACAACAATTAGATGCATTTTTTACCGTAAATACATCTGAGCAATTAAATATGTCCATAGCTTATAAAGGAGTTAGGTCCTTAGGGAAATATCAAAACATACTTACAAGTACAGGGAATTTTAGATTTACCACTAGTTACAATACTAAAAATAACAGATACGTTGCCAATGCACATATTGTAATGCAGGACTTATTAAATAACGAAAACGGAGGGATAACCGATAGCAATGTGCCTTATTTCGAATCTGGAGATCCCGAGTTTAAAGATCGTGCTGTTTTAGAAGTGAATTTTGAAGATGCCGAGAATATATTAAAAGGAAAACGCTTTCATTTAGATCATAGTTTTAAACTAATTCAAAAAGACTCCACATCTAGTAACCAATTAGCTTTAGGGCATATTATTTCTTTTGAAGATAAATATTACGAATACAATCAAACAAGGCAGAACGATTACTTTGGCGAAGCCTTTCAAGGCACCAATTTAAGAGATCGGGTGACACTTGAGAATTTTTACAATCAAGTTTATGCTAAATATGAAAACAAAACATTAGGAGAAGCCACCTTTAATGTTGCCCATAATAATTACAATTATGGCTACGATAAAGTAACCTTTATAAGCAACCAATATATAAGCAACCGTTTAAAAGGCGATGTTGTATCATTAGGAGGTACATACAAAAATACAATTGGGGCTTTTAATGTAGAAGGAAACTTTGGGTTAAATATCTCAGGCGATTTCGATGGTAATTATATAAGCGGAAAAGCTTCATATAATGTAACCAAAGATATCGGGTTGTCGGCAATGATTACCCATAGCTCTAAAGCACCAAATTATAATTATCAATTATACCAAAGTGTTTACGAAAACTATAATTGGCAATCAAACTTTAATAACACAGAAACCCAACAACTAACCTTTGCATTACAGTCTAACAAAATAGCTAATGTCTCAGTCGATTTAATTACAATAAACGATTATCTATATTTTAAAAAAGATGAAAGCTTAGGTTTAGTCAAACCTTTTCAAAACGATGCGTCTGTAAATTACTTAAAAGTTAATTTAGAAAAAGAGTTTACGCTAGGCAAGTTTTCTTTAATGAATACAATGACCTATCAAAACGTTAAAGATGATAACCAAGTTTTTAATGTGCCAGAGCTAGTAACAAGAAACACTTTATACTATTCCAATCACTTTTTTAAACGCGCCTTGTTTTTGCAAACAGGAGTAACCCTTAGATATTTTACCAGTTATAACATGAATGCCTACGATCCACTTTTAGCCGAGTTTTATGTGCAAAACGATCGAGAATATGGCGATTTCCCCAGATTAGACTTCTTTATAAATGCTAAAGTGCAACAAGCAAGAATTTTTTTAAAAGCAGAGCATTTTAATTCAGCATGGACAGGATACGATTTTTATTCTGCTCCAAACCATCCTTACAGAGACTTTGTAGTTAGGTTTGGTATCGTCTGGAACTTCTTTCTATAA